One Ananas comosus cultivar F153 unplaced genomic scaffold, ASM154086v1, whole genome shotgun sequence DNA window includes the following coding sequences:
- the LOC109704676 gene encoding LRR receptor-like serine/threonine-protein kinase FLS2: MAPPIYLLLFTIAIQAFAASGCFEIERNALLAFKADLIDPRNRLASWKSQNCCTWKGVVCSNTTGHILKLNLRNSYDNIDYLYYGKRPSALGGKISPSLLLLNHLEHLDLSLNNFNGIRIPTYFGSLKNLRYLNLSQACFSGMVPPQLGNLSNLHYLDISSIGCDAYDIAVDNFAWFTHLSSLRYLDISFVEMSSATYWLQAINMLPLLKYLDMSMTSLPTIPISLPYLNITTLGVLKIAGNNINSTLPRWLWNLTSITHLDLSLNEFHGFIPDELSCLKSLIVLSLGYNNFEGLSPKPFSKLCGLNTLDLTEVGFSGEINKWVEKLPSCTQQNLQILNFPYNNLRGNLSGWLENMTSLTEIDLNGNSLNGTIPLGVWRLTNLTRLYLKSNFFEGTITEVQLSHLQRLKWLDLTDNSFNVQISHDWIPPFQLKALHLSSCNLGPKFPTWLQGQTQLEALVLSNNGIVDTLPNWLWNISSSLVYVHISNNQIKGKLPWSLDHVRLQYLNLGSNQLEGPLPALPQTLSFMNLSNNLFTGSMPNSTFLSLQYLLLSNNSFGGNVPLSLCESVSLQVLDISSNELSGEIPSCLGMLQDQLLVLDMMNNALSGKIPTSLGKLGALAILDLSNNSLSGKIPSSLQYCTQLINLNLGYNNFSGTIPKWIGESLPFLMVLSLCSNTFSGSIPSEIVQLGYLRALDLSHNILSGSIPRSIGELSWEKGVPIMPFFEYSNYNVSAGSVGSVYLVVKGEAREYSKLLYLFESIDLSCNNLYGEIPDEIGDLQALQNLNLSINHLTGHIPDQIGMMHALESLDVAMNNLSGTIPQSLATLNYLSYLNVSYNNLSGKIPSGYQLQTLNDPSIYMGNPYLCGPPTTQSCFTNETIHVFGKRSHDRFERLGPDISVVLGFIIGFWIFCGVFLLSRSLRISYFSAIDRTYDRLYVAVALALISLRRRFREV, encoded by the coding sequence ATGGCTCCTCCAATTTATTTGCTGCTTTTCACCATTGCAATCCAAGCATTTGCGGCAAGTGGGTGCTTCGAGATTGAGAGAAATGCACTGCTAGCTTTCAAAGCAGATCTAATTGACCCTCGCAACCGCTTAGCCTCGTGGAAAAGCCAAAACTGCTGTACATGGAAGGGAGTCGTTTGCAGCAATACAACCGGTCACATTTTGAAGCTCAACCTGCGAAACTCCTACGACAATATTGATTACCTTTATTATGGTAAAAGACCGTCAGCTTTGGGTGGTAAGATTAGTCCATCTTTGCTTCTCTTAAATCATTTGGAGCACTTAGATCTCAGCTTGAACAATTTCAATGGAATTCGCATCCCGACGTACTTTGGTTCTCTAAAAAATTTGCGGTATCTTAACCTCTCTCAGGCTTGTTTCAGTGGAATGGTACCTCCTCAACTTGGAAATCTCTCAAACCTTCATTATCTTGACATAAGTTCTATCGGTTGTGATGCTTACGATATTGCAGTAGACAACTTCGCGTGGTTCACTCATCTATCTTCTTTGCGTTATTTGGATATAAGTTTTGTTGAAATGAGTTCTGCTACATATTGGTTACAAGCAATAAACATGCTGCCATTGTTGAAATATCTTGATATGAGCATGACTAGTCTTCCCACAATTCCCATTTCCCTACCATATCTCAACATTACAACTCTTGGAGTCCTCAAAATTGCAGGCAACAACATCAACTCTACCTTGCCTAGATGGCTATGGAATCTTACTAGCATCACTCATCTTGACCTTTCTCTCAATGAGTTTCATGGCTTTATTCCTGATGAATTGAGTTGTCTGAAGTCCTTAATTGTTCTTTCTTTAGGATATAACAATTTCGAAGGCCTATCACCAAAACCATTTAGTAAACTTTGTGGCTTAAATACTTTGGATTTGACTGAAGTTGGTTTTAGTggagaaataaataaatgggtAGAGAAATTGCCGAGCTGCACGcaacaaaatttacaaattttgaattttccatATAACAACTTAAGGGGTAATTTATCAGGTTGGCTGGAGAACATGACTAGCCTAACTGAAATAGACCTCAATGGAAATTCACTAAATGGGACCATCCCACTTGGGGTTTGGAGGCTTACTAACTTAACTAGATTATATCTCAAAAGTAATTTCTTCGAGGGCACTATAACAGAAGTCCAACTTTCTCACTTGCAAAGGCTAAAATGGTTAGACCTGACAGATAACTCCTTTAACGTGCAAATTAGTCATGATTGGATTCCTCCTTTTCAGCTAAAAGCACTTCACTTGTCTTCTTGCAATCTGGGACCTAAATTTCCTACTTGGCTTCAAGGACAGACACAATTGGAAGCACTTGTCTTATCAAATAATGGAATTGTTGATACCCTTCCCAATTGGCTTTGGAATATTTCCAGCTCCTTGGTTTATGTACATATCTCTAATAACCAAATCAAAGGGAAATTACCATGGTCACTGGACCATGTCAGGCTACAGTATTTAAATTTGGGCTCAAACCAACTTGAAGGCCCATTGCCAGCTCTCCCACAAACTCTTTCTTTCATGAATTTGTCCAACAATCTTTTTACGGGATCGATGCCGAACTCTACATTCTTAAGTTTACAGTATTTGCTTCTTTCAAATAATAGCTTCGGCGGCAATGTGCCACTCTCTTTATGTGAGTCAGTTTCACTTCAAGTTCTTGATATATCAAGCAACGAGCTATCAGGAGAAATTCCTTCGTGTCTAGGGATGTTGCAAGATCAACTTCTTGTTCTTGATATGATGAACAATGCTTTATCTGGAAAAATTCCTACCTCGCTCGGCAAACTAGGGGCTCTTGCGATATTGGATTTAAGCAATAATAGCTTGTCAGGGAAAATTCCTTCTTCTTTGCAATATTGTACACAGTTAATTAATCTTAACCTTggatataataatttttctggaaCAATACCTAAATGGATTGGAGAAAGCTTACCGTTTCTCATGGTGCTCAGCTTGTGCTCAAACACATTTTCGGGTAGCATACCTTCGGAAATTGTGCAACTCGGATATCTACGAGCCTTAGATCTTTCTCACAACATCTTATCTGGATCTATACCCCGATCTATTGGAGAATTAAGTTGGGAAAAAGGAGTTCCTATAATGCCATTTTTTGAATACAGTAACTATAATGTCTCAGCCGGCAGTGTCGGCAGTGTATATTTAGTTGTGAAAGGAGAGGCACGAGAATATTCGAAACTTCTTTATCTTTTTGAAAGCATTGACCTTTCTTGCAATAATCTATATGGAGAGATCCCTGATGAGATCGGAGATTTACAGGCACTGCAGAATCTGAACTTATCGATAAATCATTTGACAGGACATATTCCAGATCAAATCGGTATGATGCATGCATTGGAGTCCCTTGATGTAGCAATGAACAACCTTTCTGGGACTATTCCACAAAGTCTTGCTACACTGAATTATCTGAGCTACTTAAATGTGTCGTATAATAATCTATCAGGAAAAATTCCGTCAGGATATCAACTGCAGACCCTTAATGATCCATCTATATATATGGGCAATCCATATCTTTGTGGGCCACCAACTACGCAGAGTTGCTTCACTAATGAAACAATTCATGTCTTTGGAAAAAGGTCGCATGACCGGTTTGAAAGATTAGGGCCGGACATTAGTGTGGTGTTAGGATTTATAATAGGATTTTGGATTTTCTGTGGTGTTTTTTTGTTAAGCAGATCATTGAGAATTTCTTATTTCTCCGCAATCGACCGCACATATGATAGGCTTTATGTTGCTGTTGCATTAGCACTCATTAGCTTAAGAAGGAGATTTAGGGAAGTGTAG